Proteins encoded within one genomic window of Amorphoplanes friuliensis DSM 7358:
- a CDS encoding molybdopterin-dependent oxidoreductase, translating to MVRNTDPGLKRSIVARVVDWVEAPLPQPPAALRRGPLQDGAFDSKLRSPRLTSILGIALAVAFSICLVTGLISHFIQHPPAWFWWPSRPAGLYRVTQGLHVATGLASVPLLGAKLWSVYPRLFGWPPARNLAHAAERASIAVLVAASLFQVLSGILNISRWYAPMPFFFTAGHYWAAWLATGALVTHIGVKLPIIRQALVRATPDRTAPGALSRRGLLGTVGAAAGVITLATVGQTVAPLAPVSVLAPRRPRTGPQHLPVNKTAAGAGVRDAAFDPAYRLTIAGPGKQVSLSLAELGALPQHTVILPISCVEGWSSTATWTGVRLRDLVVLVGGDPQDAEAYVESLEARGRYRAATVPPTHTRDPFTLIALRLGGEALHPDHGYPARLIAPNRPGVLQTKWVTRITVRSTS from the coding sequence ATGGTTCGCAACACTGACCCGGGCCTGAAACGGTCGATCGTGGCCCGGGTGGTCGACTGGGTCGAGGCGCCTTTGCCGCAGCCGCCCGCGGCCCTGCGGCGGGGGCCTCTCCAGGACGGCGCCTTCGACTCGAAGCTGCGGTCACCCCGCCTGACCAGCATCCTGGGTATCGCGCTGGCCGTGGCGTTCTCGATCTGCCTGGTCACCGGGTTGATCAGTCACTTCATCCAGCACCCGCCCGCCTGGTTCTGGTGGCCGTCCCGGCCGGCCGGGCTCTACCGCGTCACCCAGGGGCTGCACGTCGCGACCGGGCTGGCGTCGGTGCCGCTGCTCGGCGCGAAGCTCTGGTCGGTCTACCCGCGGCTGTTCGGGTGGCCGCCCGCGCGCAACCTGGCCCACGCGGCCGAACGCGCGAGCATCGCCGTGCTGGTCGCCGCCTCCCTGTTCCAGGTGCTCAGCGGCATCCTCAACATCTCCCGCTGGTACGCCCCCATGCCGTTCTTCTTCACCGCGGGCCACTACTGGGCGGCGTGGCTGGCCACGGGTGCCCTGGTCACGCACATCGGCGTGAAACTTCCGATCATCAGGCAGGCGCTCGTCCGGGCCACCCCCGACCGGACCGCCCCGGGCGCACTCAGCCGTCGTGGCCTGCTCGGCACCGTCGGGGCGGCCGCCGGGGTCATCACCCTGGCCACCGTGGGGCAGACCGTCGCCCCGCTCGCCCCGGTCTCCGTCCTGGCGCCGCGCCGGCCGCGGACCGGGCCGCAGCACCTGCCGGTGAACAAGACCGCCGCCGGTGCCGGTGTCCGCGACGCCGCCTTCGACCCGGCGTACCGCCTGACGATCGCCGGACCGGGGAAACAGGTCAGCCTGAGCCTGGCCGAGCTGGGAGCTCTGCCGCAGCACACGGTGATCCTGCCGATCAGCTGCGTCGAGGGGTGGAGCTCCACTGCCACCTGGACCGGCGTGCGGCTGCGCGACCTGGTGGTGCTCGTCGGTGGCGACCCGCAGGACGCCGAGGCCTACGTCGAGTCCCTCGAGGCTCGCGGACGCTACCGCGCGGCCACGGTGCCACCGACCCACACGCGGGACCCGTTCACGCTGATCGCCCTGCGGCTCGGTGGTGAGGCGCTGCATCCCGACCACGGTTACCCGGCCCGGCTCATCGCCCCCAACCGTCCCGGCGTCCTGCAGACCAAGTGGGTCACCCGGATCACCGTCAGGAGCACGTCGTGA
- a CDS encoding class I SAM-dependent methyltransferase yields MTVITTAPVFDSALRDAGAGQSAIVTLLDDRGVAHRIDAAAWCRNHLPGDRGLLARCAGPTLDVGCGPGRLTSALNRLGHPALGIDVSPAAVRLARARGATVLLRDVFGPLPGHGRWRHVLLADGNIGIGGDPGALLSRCRDLLAADGRVHVELSPPGTRSWSGEARIAGEPFRWAQLAAGDLAGPAAASALHIAATWTEANRWFATLTRA; encoded by the coding sequence ATGACCGTCATCACGACCGCACCGGTCTTCGACTCCGCACTGCGCGACGCCGGTGCGGGGCAGTCCGCGATCGTCACCCTGCTGGACGATCGTGGTGTCGCCCACCGGATCGACGCCGCGGCCTGGTGCCGCAACCACCTTCCCGGCGACCGCGGCCTGCTCGCCCGCTGTGCGGGGCCGACCCTGGACGTCGGCTGCGGCCCCGGCCGGCTGACCTCGGCCCTGAACCGCCTCGGGCATCCCGCTCTCGGCATCGACGTGAGCCCGGCGGCCGTACGCCTGGCCCGCGCCCGGGGCGCCACCGTCCTGCTCCGCGACGTCTTCGGACCGTTGCCCGGGCACGGCCGCTGGCGTCACGTGCTCCTGGCCGACGGCAACATCGGCATCGGTGGTGACCCCGGGGCACTGCTGAGCCGCTGCCGCGACCTGCTCGCCGCCGACGGCCGGGTGCACGTCGAGTTGTCCCCACCCGGCACCCGCAGCTGGTCCGGCGAGGCGCGGATCGCCGGTGAGCCGTTCCGGTGGGCGCAACTGGCCGCCGGTGACCTGGCCGGGCCGGCCGCTGCGAGCGCCCTGCACATCGCGGCCACATGGACGGAGGCGAACCGATGGTTCGCAACACTGACCCGGGCCTGA
- a CDS encoding TIGR04282 family arsenosugar biosynthesis glycosyltransferase, which yields MTVQVLVMAKTPVPGKVKTRLCPPCTPEQAAQVAAAALEDTMNAVDAAYRCLVVEGDHPTPAGWNRMPQRGGTLGERLAHAYADTRIDGMASLLIGMDTPQVTAGLLDAAADELGRADAVLGLAEDGGWWALGLRDPSHGEVLRDVPMSTPDTGRLTLKALQGRGLRVSSLPVLRDVDTYADALEVAALCPAGSRFVAVMA from the coding sequence ATGACCGTCCAGGTGCTCGTGATGGCCAAGACCCCCGTGCCCGGCAAGGTCAAGACCAGACTCTGCCCCCCGTGTACGCCCGAACAGGCCGCCCAGGTGGCCGCCGCCGCCCTCGAGGACACGATGAACGCCGTGGACGCCGCGTACCGGTGTCTGGTCGTGGAGGGTGACCACCCGACACCCGCCGGCTGGAACCGCATGCCGCAGCGGGGTGGGACGCTCGGTGAGCGTCTCGCCCACGCCTATGCCGACACCCGGATCGACGGGATGGCGAGCCTGCTGATCGGCATGGACACGCCCCAGGTCACCGCCGGGCTGCTCGATGCCGCCGCCGACGAACTCGGCCGGGCCGACGCCGTGCTGGGCCTCGCCGAGGACGGTGGCTGGTGGGCGCTGGGTCTGCGCGACCCGTCCCACGGGGAGGTGCTCCGCGACGTCCCGATGTCCACTCCCGACACCGGGCGGCTGACCCTGAAAGCGTTGCAGGGCCGGGGACTGCGGGTGTCGTCGCTGCCCGTGCTGCGTGACGTGGACACCTACGCCGACGCCCTCGAGGTGGCGGCGCTCTGCCCGGCCGGCAGCCGTTTTGTGGCCGTGATGGCATGA
- a CDS encoding glycosyltransferase family 2 protein: MTDVVLPCLNEAPALARLLPRMPAGYRPIVADNGSTDGSAEVARRLGVQVVTVPEPGYGAAVHAGILASDPDDGVVCVMDADGSFDPGELPLVADPVRTGSARLVVGRRRPSGRGVWPPHARLGNAVLARRLRRTTGLRVHDIGPMRAARKDDLLALELRDRRFGYPLELLIAAARAGWEVTEVDVTYGPRTAGTKSKVTGTVRGTARAIRDMSVVLAR; this comes from the coding sequence ATGACCGATGTCGTCCTTCCCTGCCTCAACGAGGCTCCCGCGCTGGCCCGGCTGCTGCCGCGGATGCCCGCCGGATATCGGCCGATCGTCGCCGACAACGGCTCCACCGACGGCTCGGCCGAGGTTGCCCGGCGCCTCGGCGTCCAGGTCGTGACCGTCCCGGAGCCCGGTTACGGCGCGGCCGTGCACGCGGGGATCCTGGCGAGCGACCCGGACGACGGTGTCGTGTGCGTCATGGACGCCGACGGATCCTTCGACCCCGGCGAGCTGCCGCTGGTCGCCGATCCCGTCCGCACCGGCTCGGCCCGGCTCGTGGTCGGCCGGCGCCGGCCGTCCGGTCGTGGTGTGTGGCCGCCGCACGCCCGCCTCGGCAACGCCGTGCTGGCCCGGCGCCTGCGCCGCACGACGGGCCTGCGGGTCCACGACATCGGTCCGATGCGCGCCGCCCGCAAGGACGACCTGCTCGCCCTCGAACTCCGCGACCGCCGTTTCGGCTACCCCCTGGAGCTGCTGATCGCCGCGGCCCGCGCAGGCTGGGAGGTCACCGAGGTCGACGTGACCTACGGCCCGCGCACCGCCGGCACGAAGTCCAAGGTCACCGGCACGGTCCGGGGGACCGCCCGGGCGATCCGGGACATGAGCGTGGTGCTCGCCCGATGA
- a CDS encoding NAD-dependent epimerase/dehydratase family protein, with protein MTHVLVTGGAGFIGSHVTSALLDAGHEVSVLDVGHPAAHREPLPSTVHGAPVTQADLRDREAVATALRGVDAVVHQGAMVGMGVDLDDLPEYVGCNDLGTAVLLAEMARAGIGRLVLASSMVVYGEGAYSCPADGPVRPAPRSVADLVAGRFEPRCPSCGLPLTSELVDEDAPLDPRSVYAATKLAQEHLSAAWARQSGGSVVALRYHNVYGPGMPRDTPYSGVAAIFRSALEAGRAPRVFEDGAQRRDFVHVGDVARANVAALASGEPGLRAYNVASGRPATVGEMARALAGVVGGPEPEVTGEFRLGDVRHVVASPARAEAELGFRAQVDLLTGVTEFAHAALRG; from the coding sequence GTGACCCATGTACTCGTGACCGGCGGCGCCGGCTTCATCGGCTCCCATGTGACCTCCGCCCTGCTCGACGCCGGACATGAGGTGAGCGTTCTCGACGTCGGCCACCCGGCCGCCCACCGCGAGCCGCTGCCCAGCACTGTCCACGGTGCACCCGTGACCCAGGCGGATCTGCGTGACCGCGAGGCGGTCGCGACGGCGCTGCGCGGTGTCGACGCCGTGGTGCACCAGGGTGCAATGGTGGGCATGGGCGTCGATCTTGACGACCTCCCCGAGTACGTCGGGTGCAACGACCTCGGCACCGCCGTGCTGCTCGCCGAGATGGCCCGTGCGGGCATCGGCCGCCTGGTGCTGGCCAGCTCGATGGTCGTCTACGGCGAGGGCGCCTACTCCTGCCCCGCCGACGGGCCGGTCCGTCCGGCCCCGCGCTCGGTGGCGGATCTGGTCGCGGGCCGGTTCGAGCCCCGCTGCCCGTCCTGCGGGCTGCCGCTGACCAGCGAGCTCGTCGACGAGGACGCCCCGCTCGACCCGCGCAGCGTGTACGCGGCCACCAAACTCGCCCAGGAGCACCTCAGCGCGGCCTGGGCCCGGCAGTCCGGTGGTTCGGTCGTGGCCCTGCGCTACCACAACGTCTACGGACCGGGCATGCCGCGCGACACGCCGTACAGCGGGGTGGCCGCCATCTTCCGGTCGGCGCTGGAGGCCGGCCGCGCACCGCGGGTGTTCGAGGACGGTGCCCAGCGGCGCGACTTCGTCCACGTCGGTGACGTCGCCCGCGCGAACGTCGCCGCGCTGGCGTCCGGCGAGCCCGGCCTGCGCGCCTACAACGTCGCCTCCGGCCGGCCCGCGACCGTCGGCGAGATGGCCCGCGCCCTGGCCGGTGTGGTCGGCGGCCCGGAGCCCGAGGTGACCGGCGAGTTCCGGCTCGGCGACGTGCGGCACGTGGTCGCCTCCCCCGCGCGTGCCGAGGCCGAGCTCGGTTTCCGCGCCCAGGTGGACCTGCTCACCGGGGTCACGGAGTTCGCCCACGCCGCGCTGCGCGGATGA
- a CDS encoding DUF1996 domain-containing protein codes for MKVSRRPGAARMIAVAVTLAATGAATVYFVSGGGNVTASAQTSLTGYVPIASVAPNVAPPKPRRTFTVDCGTNGNGKFSPDNPVAQPGIKNGAEHVHDFVGNQAITADTSDEALAASGTTCRNGDRSSYFWPVVRIDKGVRSTGDLGATVPTISCPSVRDRLPAVPARLRAGVNRQLAVLDRSLAAANQRIAASRGRIDVRLNKAVIGSLRAQRADAIRKISGMLGRRGLVSLVDCEVSYDGMHAGHGATRSVANQTVSCPSVRDKLPAVDDRTVGRVNRELAALDKQIAKANERLVQAPSDTTVLSTLQTERAATLQRLADAITPRPAGLDALAACTKALPDPSGPRLELPGNTGAIVRPKSVLIEYRGNPAGQVTAMPRFLRALTGDAKPTSRGPANARASWTCSGVTDRLTDKYPICPAGSQVMRVHDFPGCWNGKDIDSANHRAHLAFADARDTCPAGFKAIPQLRISISYDIPRGVQEKGQYALDSFPEENHNPFSDHDDFINVNSDRQMKKITTCLNTGRQCRLSASR; via the coding sequence ATGAAGGTCAGCAGACGACCCGGTGCGGCAAGGATGATCGCGGTGGCGGTGACCCTGGCCGCAACCGGTGCGGCAACCGTCTATTTTGTCTCCGGCGGCGGCAACGTGACGGCCTCGGCCCAGACCAGCCTCACCGGCTACGTGCCGATCGCCTCGGTCGCCCCGAACGTCGCACCGCCCAAGCCCCGCCGGACGTTCACGGTGGACTGTGGCACCAACGGCAACGGGAAGTTCAGCCCCGACAACCCCGTCGCCCAGCCCGGCATCAAGAACGGCGCCGAGCACGTGCACGACTTCGTCGGCAACCAGGCGATCACCGCTGACACCTCGGACGAGGCCCTCGCCGCCTCCGGGACTACGTGCCGCAACGGTGACCGGTCCTCGTACTTCTGGCCCGTCGTGCGGATCGACAAGGGCGTACGGTCCACCGGCGACCTCGGTGCGACCGTACCGACCATCTCCTGCCCGAGTGTGCGGGACAGGCTTCCCGCGGTGCCGGCCCGGCTGCGCGCCGGCGTCAACCGTCAGCTCGCCGTGCTGGACCGTTCGCTGGCCGCCGCCAACCAGCGGATCGCCGCGAGTCGCGGACGGATCGACGTGCGCCTCAACAAGGCCGTGATCGGGTCGCTGCGGGCGCAGCGGGCCGACGCCATCCGGAAGATCAGCGGGATGCTGGGCCGGCGTGGCCTGGTGTCGCTCGTCGACTGCGAGGTCAGCTACGACGGCATGCACGCCGGGCACGGGGCGACGCGCAGTGTTGCCAACCAGACCGTGAGCTGTCCTTCCGTGCGCGACAAGCTCCCGGCCGTGGACGACCGCACGGTCGGCCGCGTGAACCGCGAACTCGCCGCCCTCGACAAGCAGATCGCCAAGGCGAACGAGCGGCTGGTCCAGGCGCCCAGCGACACCACGGTCCTCAGCACCCTGCAGACCGAACGGGCCGCCACCCTGCAACGGCTGGCCGACGCCATCACCCCGCGGCCGGCCGGTCTGGACGCCCTGGCCGCCTGCACCAAGGCGTTGCCGGACCCCAGCGGCCCCCGGCTCGAACTGCCCGGCAACACCGGCGCGATCGTCCGCCCGAAGTCCGTCCTGATCGAGTACCGCGGCAACCCTGCCGGGCAGGTCACCGCGATGCCGCGTTTCCTGCGCGCGCTGACCGGTGACGCCAAGCCGACCAGCCGGGGCCCGGCGAACGCCCGAGCCTCCTGGACCTGCTCGGGCGTCACCGACCGGCTCACCGACAAGTACCCGATCTGCCCCGCCGGTAGCCAGGTCATGCGCGTCCACGACTTCCCCGGCTGCTGGAACGGCAAGGACATCGACAGCGCCAACCACCGTGCGCACCTGGCCTTCGCCGACGCCCGGGACACCTGCCCCGCCGGTTTCAAGGCCATCCCGCAGCTGCGGATCAGCATCTCCTACGACATCCCCCGTGGTGTCCAGGAGAAGGGTCAGTACGCGCTCGACTCGTTCCCGGAGGAGAACCACAACCCGTTCTCCGACCACGACGACTTCATCAACGTCAACTCCGACCGGCAGATGAAGAAGATCACGACCTGCCTCAACACCGGCCGGCAGTGCCGGCTCAGTGCCAGTCGCTGA
- a CDS encoding SRPBCC family protein, producing the protein MADILHRVGVRTTSPEKVYEALTTVDGLAGWWTDDTKGSGEVGGVLEFRFPPGGFDMEVVELKPAERVVWKVVEGPEEWIGTTIDWKLRQDGDYTIVLFEHQGWKEPVEFMNHCSTKWGSYLMSMKSLVETGEGAPSPRDVQISDWH; encoded by the coding sequence ATGGCGGACATTCTGCACCGGGTCGGGGTCAGGACGACGAGCCCGGAGAAGGTGTACGAAGCACTGACAACTGTCGACGGCCTGGCCGGCTGGTGGACCGACGACACGAAGGGCAGCGGCGAGGTCGGGGGAGTCCTCGAGTTCCGCTTCCCGCCCGGCGGCTTCGACATGGAGGTCGTGGAGCTGAAGCCGGCCGAGCGGGTCGTCTGGAAGGTCGTCGAGGGCCCCGAGGAGTGGATCGGCACCACGATCGACTGGAAGCTGCGTCAGGACGGCGACTACACGATCGTGCTGTTCGAGCACCAGGGCTGGAAGGAGCCCGTGGAGTTCATGAACCACTGCAGCACGAAGTGGGGCAGCTACCTGATGAGCATGAAGTCCCTCGTGGAGACCGGTGAGGGCGCACCCTCACCCCGCGACGTCCAGATCAGCGACTGGCACTGA
- a CDS encoding ArsR/SmtB family transcription factor: MSTALVDDELWSAIGDPTRRRMLDLLLSDGGGTATTLSQQVSVTRQAVAKHLVVLDRAGLVRATPAGREKRYHVDDAQLARAVAQLAAVGQAWDARLQRIKKIAEAIQRDRQD; this comes from the coding sequence ATGAGCACCGCTCTGGTCGACGACGAGCTCTGGTCGGCCATCGGTGACCCGACACGGCGCCGGATGCTCGACCTGCTGCTCAGTGACGGCGGCGGCACCGCGACCACGCTCAGTCAGCAGGTCTCGGTGACCCGGCAGGCCGTGGCCAAGCACCTGGTGGTCCTCGATCGGGCCGGCCTGGTCCGGGCCACCCCCGCGGGCCGGGAGAAGCGGTACCACGTGGACGACGCCCAGCTCGCCCGGGCGGTGGCCCAGCTGGCCGCCGTCGGGCAGGCGTGGGACGCCCGCCTGCAGCGGATCAAGAAGATCGCCGAGGCGATCCAGCGGGATCGACAGGACTGA
- a CDS encoding SRPBCC family protein: MEFGTIEREIYVEASPEVVFEVVSSPEHLKMWWPDDAHYDTTPGATGEIVFGERDAGGTVVSFTVIDAQPPRMFSFRWTHPTGEQPAEGNSLLVTFDLAPSGGGTLLKMTETGFREMGWEAALLEQQYNEHVTGWEFYLPRLLPYAAKLTERS; the protein is encoded by the coding sequence ATGGAGTTCGGGACCATCGAACGCGAGATCTACGTCGAGGCGTCACCCGAGGTCGTCTTCGAGGTGGTGAGCAGCCCGGAGCACCTGAAGATGTGGTGGCCGGACGACGCGCACTACGACACGACGCCCGGGGCCACGGGGGAGATCGTCTTCGGGGAGCGGGACGCCGGCGGGACGGTGGTGTCCTTCACCGTCATCGACGCGCAACCGCCGCGGATGTTCTCGTTCCGGTGGACGCACCCGACGGGTGAGCAGCCGGCCGAGGGCAACTCGCTCCTGGTCACGTTCGATCTGGCCCCGTCGGGCGGCGGGACCCTGCTCAAGATGACCGAGACGGGTTTCCGGGAGATGGGCTGGGAGGCCGCGCTCCTGGAGCAGCAGTACAACGAGCACGTCACCGGCTGGGAGTTCTACCTGCCGCGGCTGCTCCCGTACGCCGCGAAGCTGACCGAGCGGTCATGA
- a CDS encoding CBS domain-containing protein, with product MTTARDIMTPDVTCVGEKETLSAAAHRMADLGVGSLPICGDDDRLKGMITDRDIVVKALAQDRDPGQITAGELGQGKPVTIGADDDVAEILRTMSDHKVRRLPVIDGHRLVGIVAVADVARALPDRPVGDLIDAISEA from the coding sequence ATGACGACCGCCCGCGACATCATGACCCCCGACGTGACGTGTGTCGGCGAGAAGGAGACGCTGTCCGCCGCCGCGCACAGGATGGCCGACCTCGGCGTCGGCTCGTTGCCGATCTGCGGCGACGACGACCGGCTCAAGGGGATGATCACCGACCGCGACATCGTGGTGAAGGCGCTGGCCCAGGACCGCGATCCCGGTCAGATCACCGCCGGTGAGCTCGGTCAGGGCAAGCCCGTCACGATCGGCGCCGACGACGACGTGGCCGAGATCCTCCGCACCATGTCCGACCACAAGGTCCGCCGGCTCCCGGTCATCGACGGGCACCGCCTCGTCGGCATCGTCGCAGTCGCCGACGTGGCCCGCGCTCTGCCGGACCGCCCGGTCGGTGACCTGATCGACGCCATTTCCGAGGCCTAG